One Synechococcus sp. JA-2-3B'a(2-13) genomic window carries:
- the bchL gene encoding ferredoxin:protochlorophyllide reductase (ATP-dependent) iron-sulfur ATP-binding protein produces the protein MKLAVYGKGGIGKSTTSCNISVALARRGKKVLQIGCDPKHDSTFTLTGFLIPTIIDTLEAKGYHHEDIYPEDVIYRGYGGVDCVEAGGPPAGAGCGGYVVGETVKLLKELNAFDEYDVILFDVLGDVVCGGFAAPLNYADYCLIVTDNGFDALFAANRIAASVREKAKTRKLRLAGLIGNRTSKRDLIDKYVSAVPMPVIEVLPLIEDIRVSRVKGKTLFEMAETDPSLEPVCQYYLNIADELLARPEGIVPQPAEDRELFALLSDFYNTPARQLALV, from the coding sequence GTGAAGTTGGCAGTTTACGGAAAAGGTGGGATCGGCAAATCCACCACCAGTTGCAACATCTCGGTGGCCTTGGCCAGGCGGGGCAAAAAGGTCTTGCAGATTGGCTGTGATCCCAAGCACGACAGCACCTTCACCCTGACCGGCTTTCTCATCCCCACCATCATCGACACTCTGGAAGCCAAGGGCTATCACCACGAAGACATCTACCCAGAAGATGTGATCTACCGCGGCTACGGCGGCGTGGACTGTGTGGAAGCGGGTGGGCCCCCGGCAGGGGCCGGCTGTGGCGGCTATGTGGTGGGGGAAACCGTCAAACTCCTGAAGGAGCTGAACGCCTTCGATGAGTACGATGTCATCCTCTTCGATGTGCTGGGGGATGTGGTGTGCGGCGGTTTTGCGGCTCCCCTCAACTACGCCGACTACTGCCTGATCGTAACCGACAACGGCTTTGATGCCCTGTTTGCCGCCAATCGGATTGCTGCCTCGGTGCGAGAAAAGGCCAAAACCCGCAAGCTGCGGTTGGCCGGGCTGATCGGCAATCGCACCAGTAAGCGGGATCTGATTGACAAATACGTCTCGGCAGTTCCCATGCCCGTTATCGAGGTGCTTCCCCTCATCGAAGATATTCGCGTCTCGCGGGTCAAGGGCAAAACCCTCTTCGAGATGGCGGAAACCGATCCCAGCCTGGAGCCCGTCTGCCAGTACTACCTGAACATCGCCGATGAGCTGCTGGCCCGCCCGGAAGGGATCGTGCCCCAACCTGCCGAGGATCGGGAGCTGTTTGCTTTGCTCTCCGACTTTTACAACACCCCGGCCCGTCAACTGGCCCTGGTGTGA
- a CDS encoding recombinase family protein, with the protein MSVCGYLYTPSHAPLPEQELAWLKLRGADPILHDWGSRTHLEELFRRITAGWVQEVLLLRLADLGDRADEIHERLLQIQHSGIRLSLVTESGLQTPTKAADWIPLLAEIPHQLQSRRLCCSQAQNRLAGKPPPGPAPFGYRREGERYVLDRRQASIVQDFFQHFLLYGSLRQAVRFLEEKHHKRISVATGRNWLLNPVYRGDLAYADGTTLRDTHPALLSRTEAAQIDRWLKRNQGIPRRSASAPRALAGLVHCCACGSLLRIVQTTPRKAKKNGSLYLYLRCQTCRYSLPYTEVLQEVIRQVCEQLPQRAQTLDRQALTQARQELQAQIQANAERLRQLEELQQSGLMDEASLAQRRYQLRAETARLAQKLEQLPPANLTQTIQTLSIPPFWQDLSETERRAYLREFLRRIEVDSAGAVRVTFAFDP; encoded by the coding sequence ATGAGCGTTTGCGGCTACCTCTACACGCCTTCCCATGCCCCTTTGCCGGAACAGGAGTTGGCCTGGCTCAAGTTGCGAGGGGCCGATCCCATCCTGCACGATTGGGGATCCCGAACTCATTTGGAGGAGCTGTTCCGACGCATCACAGCCGGCTGGGTGCAGGAAGTGCTGCTCTTGCGCCTGGCGGATCTGGGGGATCGGGCGGATGAAATCCACGAGCGGCTGCTGCAAATCCAACACTCCGGGATCCGCCTCAGCTTGGTCACCGAATCCGGCCTGCAAACCCCCACCAAGGCTGCCGATTGGATCCCCCTGCTGGCCGAGATCCCCCATCAGTTGCAAAGCCGCCGCCTCTGCTGCAGCCAAGCCCAAAACCGCCTGGCGGGCAAACCCCCCCCTGGCCCTGCCCCCTTTGGCTACCGCCGCGAAGGGGAACGCTACGTGCTGGATCGCCGGCAGGCCAGCATCGTTCAGGATTTTTTCCAGCACTTTCTCCTCTACGGATCCCTGCGGCAGGCGGTGCGCTTCTTGGAGGAAAAACACCACAAGCGGATTTCTGTGGCCACCGGACGCAACTGGCTGCTCAACCCGGTGTACCGCGGGGATCTGGCCTATGCCGACGGCACCACCCTGCGGGACACTCACCCGGCCCTTCTCAGCCGCACGGAAGCCGCCCAGATCGATCGCTGGCTCAAACGCAACCAAGGGATCCCTCGCCGCAGCGCCAGTGCTCCCCGCGCTTTGGCCGGCCTGGTTCATTGCTGCGCTTGTGGCAGCCTTCTGCGCATTGTGCAAACCACCCCTCGCAAGGCGAAAAAGAACGGATCCCTCTACCTCTATCTGCGCTGCCAAACCTGTCGCTACAGCCTCCCCTACACCGAAGTCCTGCAGGAGGTGATCCGGCAGGTGTGCGAACAACTGCCCCAACGCGCCCAGACGCTGGATCGACAAGCCCTCACTCAAGCCCGCCAAGAGCTCCAAGCCCAAATCCAGGCCAACGCCGAGCGGCTGCGGCAATTGGAAGAGCTGCAGCAATCTGGACTGATGGACGAGGCCTCCCTGGCCCAGCGTCGCTACCAGTTGCGAGCAGAGACGGCCCGCTTGGCCCAAAAGCTGGAGCAACTCCCCCCCGCCAACCTCACCCAGACCATCCAAACCCTCTCCATCCCCCCCTTCTGGCAAGACCTCAGCGAGACCGAACGGCGTGCCTACCTGCGGGAATTCCTGCGCCGTATCGAGGTGGATTCTGCAGGAGCGGTGCGAGTTACGTTTGCCTTTGATCCCTGA
- the murQ gene encoding N-acetylmuramic acid 6-phosphate etherase has product MVSPQLAWDPRSLTESPNPATAEIDRLSTWELVKRINAEDRQVPEAVAAQAEPIAQAIDAIAQRMRHGGRLIYIGAGTSGRLGVLDAAECPPTFGTSPAQVVALIAGGEKALTQAVEGAEDDAEAAARALEGLHLQAQDSVVGIAASGRTPYVLGGIQAARSIGALTIGLACNHPSPLTEQVDIAIAPLVGPEVILGSTRMKAGTAQKLVLNTISTGVMIRLGKTYGNLMVDLQASNAKLKQRAERMVALACDLDPAAAAQLLQACDGEVKTAILVALMGCSAQEARQHLQQAQGNIRQVLDSVLAQRR; this is encoded by the coding sequence ATGGTTTCTCCACAATTGGCTTGGGATCCCAGATCCCTGACCGAAAGCCCCAACCCGGCTACAGCCGAGATCGACCGTCTCAGCACCTGGGAACTGGTGAAACGGATCAACGCCGAGGATCGGCAGGTGCCGGAAGCGGTGGCTGCTCAGGCGGAGCCGATTGCCCAAGCCATCGATGCCATTGCCCAGCGGATGCGTCACGGCGGGCGGCTGATCTATATCGGGGCAGGAACCTCAGGTCGGCTGGGGGTACTGGATGCGGCTGAGTGCCCACCCACTTTTGGCACTTCCCCCGCACAGGTGGTGGCTTTGATCGCCGGGGGGGAAAAAGCCCTGACCCAGGCGGTAGAGGGTGCAGAGGACGACGCAGAAGCGGCTGCCCGCGCGCTGGAGGGTCTTCACCTCCAAGCTCAAGATAGTGTTGTGGGAATTGCCGCCAGCGGTCGTACCCCCTATGTGCTGGGTGGGATCCAAGCCGCCAGAAGTATTGGGGCGCTCACGATTGGCCTGGCCTGCAATCACCCTTCTCCTCTAACCGAGCAGGTGGATATTGCTATTGCCCCTTTGGTGGGGCCGGAGGTAATCCTCGGATCCACCCGCATGAAAGCCGGCACAGCCCAAAAGTTGGTGTTGAACACGATCTCCACCGGGGTGATGATCCGCTTGGGCAAGACTTATGGCAACCTAATGGTGGATCTCCAGGCCAGCAATGCCAAGCTCAAGCAGCGGGCGGAGCGAATGGTGGCCCTAGCCTGCGATCTGGATCCCGCCGCGGCTGCCCAATTGCTGCAGGCTTGTGATGGAGAGGTGAAAACCGCGATCCTTGTGGCCTTGATGGGGTGCTCTGCTCAGGAAGCTCGTCAGCACTTGCAACAGGCCCAGGGCAACATTCGCCAGGTGCTTGATTCCGTTCTGGCGCAGCGGCGGTGA
- a CDS encoding histidine phosphatase family protein: protein MSKSMQAMARTPSRYRDQPALRILIVRHGESTFNLENRIQGRSDLSRLTPTGEVQAQRVAEALAGIPLDCAYCSPLSRALDTARVILKDREGIPLHVTDQLREIDLTAWEGLTFAEVKEKYPEDYHLWRHHPDNLELEGRFPVRDLWQQAQGFWEMLAFHLQSASGPWNHGADPSPRQPLNILIVGHSGINRALVSTAIGLGPHHYHRLGQDNCAISVLNFPEGLQGPPQLESLNITAHLGQALPKRKQGMRILLVRHGETQWNRERRFQGQRDIPLNATGEEQAAKVAEFLATQPLQLAFSSPLKRPWATADAICSNHSNLILRPMPDLQEICHGDWEGKLQSEVEAEYPGELERWQRDPASVQMPNGENLHQVWERTRLAWQELLAITAAQFPQGTAVVVAHDAINKAILCQLFNLSPQAFWIFKQGNGAITVIDYPEGKEGAPVLKVLNLTTHLSGQILDCTTAGAL from the coding sequence ATGAGTAAGTCCATGCAAGCGATGGCAAGGACTCCGTCCCGCTACCGCGACCAGCCTGCCCTGCGCATCTTGATCGTGCGCCATGGTGAGAGCACCTTCAACCTGGAAAATCGCATTCAAGGCCGCTCCGATCTCTCCCGGCTCACCCCCACTGGAGAAGTGCAGGCGCAGCGTGTAGCCGAGGCCCTGGCCGGGATCCCGTTGGATTGCGCCTATTGCAGCCCCCTGTCTCGCGCCCTCGATACCGCTCGCGTCATTTTGAAAGACCGAGAAGGGATCCCTCTGCACGTTACCGATCAACTGCGGGAGATCGACCTGACGGCCTGGGAAGGGCTGACCTTTGCTGAGGTGAAGGAGAAATACCCCGAGGATTACCATCTGTGGCGGCACCATCCCGACAACCTGGAGCTGGAGGGCCGCTTTCCGGTGCGGGATCTCTGGCAGCAGGCGCAGGGGTTTTGGGAAATGCTGGCTTTCCATCTGCAATCGGCTTCGGGCCCCTGGAACCATGGAGCGGATCCCTCCCCAAGGCAGCCCCTCAATATCCTCATCGTGGGCCACAGCGGCATCAATCGCGCCCTGGTCAGCACCGCCATCGGCCTGGGGCCACACCACTATCACCGCCTTGGGCAGGATAACTGCGCCATCAGCGTTCTCAATTTTCCCGAGGGCCTGCAGGGGCCGCCACAACTGGAATCTCTGAACATCACCGCTCACCTCGGCCAAGCCCTGCCCAAGCGCAAGCAGGGGATGCGCATCTTGCTGGTGCGGCATGGGGAAACCCAATGGAACCGAGAGCGCCGTTTTCAAGGGCAGCGGGATATCCCCCTCAATGCCACCGGGGAGGAACAGGCAGCCAAGGTGGCAGAATTTTTGGCCACTCAACCTCTGCAACTGGCCTTCTCCAGCCCCCTGAAGCGCCCTTGGGCCACAGCCGATGCCATCTGCAGCAACCACAGCAACCTCATTTTGCGCCCAATGCCCGACTTGCAAGAGATCTGCCACGGCGACTGGGAGGGCAAGCTGCAAAGCGAAGTCGAAGCCGAATACCCCGGCGAGCTGGAGCGCTGGCAACGGGATCCCGCCAGTGTGCAAATGCCCAATGGGGAAAACCTTCACCAGGTGTGGGAGCGCACTCGCTTGGCCTGGCAGGAGCTTTTGGCCATCACTGCAGCCCAGTTTCCTCAGGGCACGGCGGTTGTTGTTGCCCACGATGCCATCAACAAAGCAATCCTCTGTCAGTTATTCAACCTTTCCCCACAGGCTTTTTGGATCTTCAAGCAGGGGAATGGTGCCATTACGGTGATCGACTATCCAGAAGGCAAGGAGGGTGCCCCGGTTTTGAAGGTGTTGAACCTCACCACCCATCTGTCGGGCCAGATCTTGGACTGCACCACCGCTGGAGCTTTGTAA
- a CDS encoding dihydroorotase has product MGSSPLRELTGRLTGQNVHLQGVRLLDPWRQRDEVTDVWLQEGRLRATEPAGIPADIPTIDGSGWVVGPGLLDLYAHSGEMVGSDLAHSRETLTSLAAAALAGGFTQVGLLPTPLPGSGFFPVLDRPEHLNRYPRQLGDPRWLPWAALSVGGQGETPTPWGELAQAGAVGFAEVQPLRSLALARRALEYLRLENKPLLLWAWDPTLAGQGSLYEGIWALRLGLKGIPASAETAALARLLEVIRSVPSPPPVHIMRLSQARSLELIQQAQAEGLPVTASTTWMHLILSEEAVLEHRYDPHLRLLPPLPSAGDREALIAGIRSGNLGIATDHHPYTYEEKTLPFADAPPGAMGLELALPLLWHHLVETGSLTALQLWSALSLYPARCLNLDPPTLTPHSDWVLFDPTHPWTVSAATLHSRSPATPWLEKTLCGKVLHTHVEGIPSRSSAP; this is encoded by the coding sequence ATGGGCTCATCCCCTCTCCGCGAGCTAACAGGACGACTAACAGGACAAAATGTGCATCTCCAGGGAGTGCGCCTGTTGGATCCTTGGCGTCAGCGGGATGAAGTAACCGATGTGTGGTTGCAGGAGGGTCGTCTGCGGGCCACCGAGCCGGCAGGGATCCCTGCCGACATCCCCACCATCGATGGCTCAGGCTGGGTAGTGGGGCCGGGTTTGCTGGATCTGTATGCCCACAGCGGCGAGATGGTTGGCAGCGATCTGGCCCACAGTCGGGAAACCCTGACCTCTTTGGCTGCAGCGGCTTTGGCGGGAGGCTTTACCCAGGTGGGGCTTCTGCCCACCCCCCTTCCCGGAAGCGGCTTTTTTCCGGTGCTGGATCGCCCGGAGCACTTGAACCGCTACCCCCGCCAATTGGGGGATCCCCGCTGGCTGCCCTGGGCTGCCCTGAGCGTGGGTGGCCAAGGAGAAACTCCAACCCCCTGGGGAGAACTGGCGCAAGCGGGAGCAGTTGGCTTTGCAGAGGTTCAGCCACTGCGCTCCTTGGCTTTGGCGCGGCGGGCTCTGGAGTATTTGCGGCTGGAGAATAAACCCCTGCTGCTCTGGGCCTGGGATCCCACCTTGGCCGGGCAAGGCAGCCTTTACGAAGGGATCTGGGCGCTGCGCCTGGGGCTGAAAGGGATCCCTGCCAGTGCTGAAACTGCCGCTCTGGCCCGCCTCTTGGAGGTGATCAGGAGCGTTCCTTCCCCCCCGCCCGTGCACATCATGCGCCTGAGCCAAGCCCGCAGCCTGGAGCTGATCCAACAGGCCCAAGCCGAAGGACTGCCGGTTACCGCCAGCACCACTTGGATGCACCTGATCTTGTCCGAAGAGGCCGTCCTTGAGCATCGCTACGATCCCCACCTTCGTCTCCTGCCCCCTCTTCCCAGCGCCGGCGACCGGGAGGCTCTGATCGCCGGGATCCGTTCCGGCAACTTGGGGATCGCTACGGATCACCACCCCTACACCTACGAAGAGAAAACCCTGCCCTTTGCCGATGCTCCGCCGGGGGCGATGGGCCTGGAGCTGGCTCTGCCGCTGCTGTGGCACCATTTGGTAGAAACGGGATCCCTGACGGCGCTGCAACTGTGGTCTGCCCTCAGCCTGTACCCGGCCCGCTGCCTAAACCTAGATCCGCCCACCCTCACCCCCCACAGCGACTGGGTGCTGTTTGATCCCACCCACCCCTGGACGGTTTCTGCGGCCACCCTCCACTCCCGATCGCCAGCGACTCCCTGGCTGGAGAAAACCCTGTGCGGCAAAGTGCTGCACACCCATGTCGAGGGGATCCCATCCCGCAGCTCTGCCCCTTGA
- the ileS gene encoding isoleucine--tRNA ligase — MARVAVDYKSTLNLPQTQFPMRAEAAKREPAIQAFWQEEQIYQRLADHNPGDPFVLHDGPPYANGDIHMGTTLNKILKDIVNKYHILQGRKVRYVPGWDCHGLPIELKVLQSLTPQERENLTPLQLRQKAKEYALHYVDVQRASFQRLGVWGSWDRPYLTLSPEYEAAQIEVFGQMALKGYIYRGLKPVHWSPSSQTALAEAELEYPDNHISPSIYVAFPLQSLSPAAQPVLEPFMPGLRAAIWTTTPWTIPANLALCFNPKLTYAVVESPRFGLLLIAADLRERLEKVLETPLEIKATLPGSALEYSQGRHPLFDRASLCVLGDYVTTESGTGIVHTAPGHGEDDFKTGQKYGLPILSPVDDQGRFTAEAGSQFVGLDVLSKKPETSGNAAVIQALQAAGALLKEEPYNHKYPYDWRTKEPTIFRATEQWFASVAGFRELALQAIKTVKWIPAIGENRITAMVSERSDWCISRQRAWGVPIPVFYDEETGEPLLTAETLDHIKAIFAQEGSDAWWKRPVEELLPEKYRHNGRTYRKGMDTMDVWFDSGSSWAAVAKAQGLGYPVDLYLEGSDQHRGWFQSSLLTSVAVNGHAPYKAVLTHGFVLDEKGQKMSKSLGNVIDPLVLINGGKDPQTDPAYGADVLRLWVSSVDYSGDVPLGKTILGQMADVYRKIRNTARFLLSNLYDFNPTQDAVPFAALTELDRYILHRLHEVGSEIGESFASYQFYRFFQAIQNFCVVDLSNFYLDIAKDRLYISHAQSLRRRQCQTVLSLLLENLAKAIAPVLSHLAEEIWSHLPYPKPTRSVFEGGWMKLPEHWRDPQLAAIWEQLREVRQEVNKALEQARTGRVSGTESFKPIGASTEAKVILKVADPSLYALLQERAAELRYLFITSQVELEKTSGQGLEVSVFPADGQKCVRCWNYSTRVGEFAEHPELCERCVAALAGEF; from the coding sequence TTGGCTCGAGTTGCCGTGGACTACAAAAGTACCCTCAACCTGCCCCAAACTCAGTTTCCCATGCGGGCAGAGGCCGCCAAGAGAGAACCCGCCATTCAAGCCTTTTGGCAGGAAGAGCAAATCTACCAGCGCCTTGCCGACCACAATCCTGGGGATCCCTTTGTCCTGCACGATGGACCGCCCTACGCCAATGGCGATATCCACATGGGCACCACCCTCAACAAGATCCTCAAGGATATCGTCAACAAGTACCACATCCTGCAGGGGCGCAAGGTGCGCTACGTGCCCGGCTGGGATTGCCACGGCCTGCCCATCGAACTGAAAGTGTTGCAAAGCCTCACTCCGCAGGAGCGGGAAAACCTCACCCCTCTGCAGCTGCGACAAAAAGCCAAGGAGTACGCCCTGCACTACGTTGATGTGCAGCGGGCCAGTTTTCAGCGCCTGGGGGTATGGGGATCCTGGGATCGGCCCTACCTGACGCTGTCGCCGGAGTACGAAGCCGCACAGATTGAGGTGTTTGGACAAATGGCCCTCAAGGGCTACATCTACCGCGGCCTCAAACCCGTCCACTGGAGCCCCAGCTCCCAGACGGCTCTGGCGGAAGCGGAGCTGGAGTACCCCGACAACCACATCTCCCCCAGCATCTACGTGGCCTTTCCGCTACAGAGCCTGAGTCCGGCGGCGCAGCCGGTTTTGGAGCCTTTCATGCCGGGCCTGCGGGCAGCCATCTGGACCACCACCCCTTGGACGATCCCGGCCAACCTGGCTCTCTGCTTTAACCCCAAGCTCACCTATGCAGTGGTGGAGTCTCCCCGCTTCGGCCTGCTGTTGATCGCCGCCGATCTGCGGGAGCGGCTGGAGAAGGTTCTGGAGACGCCTCTGGAGATCAAGGCCACCCTGCCGGGATCCGCCCTGGAATACAGTCAAGGACGGCACCCCCTCTTTGACCGCGCCAGCCTCTGCGTGCTGGGGGACTATGTCACCACCGAGTCCGGCACCGGCATTGTGCACACAGCTCCGGGGCATGGGGAAGATGACTTCAAAACCGGCCAAAAGTATGGTCTGCCCATTCTCAGCCCTGTGGACGATCAGGGGAGATTTACCGCCGAGGCCGGATCCCAGTTCGTCGGGTTGGATGTGCTCTCCAAGAAGCCGGAGACCAGCGGCAATGCTGCTGTCATCCAGGCTCTGCAGGCTGCGGGGGCTTTGCTCAAGGAAGAGCCCTACAACCACAAATATCCCTACGACTGGCGCACGAAAGAGCCAACGATTTTCCGGGCCACCGAGCAGTGGTTTGCGTCTGTAGCTGGCTTCCGGGAGCTGGCCCTGCAGGCCATTAAAACCGTGAAATGGATCCCGGCCATCGGGGAGAACCGCATCACTGCTATGGTGTCGGAGCGCTCGGATTGGTGTATTTCCCGCCAGCGGGCTTGGGGCGTGCCCATCCCCGTCTTTTACGACGAAGAAACCGGCGAGCCCTTGCTCACCGCCGAGACCCTCGACCACATCAAGGCCATCTTCGCCCAAGAGGGATCCGACGCCTGGTGGAAGCGCCCGGTGGAGGAGTTGCTGCCGGAGAAGTACCGCCACAATGGCCGCACCTACCGCAAAGGGATGGACACTATGGATGTCTGGTTTGACTCCGGCTCTTCCTGGGCGGCAGTGGCCAAGGCGCAGGGGTTGGGCTACCCGGTGGATCTGTATTTGGAAGGCTCCGACCAACACCGAGGCTGGTTCCAATCCAGTTTGCTCACCTCCGTGGCCGTCAACGGCCATGCCCCCTACAAGGCGGTGCTCACCCATGGGTTTGTGCTGGACGAGAAGGGCCAGAAAATGAGCAAGTCCCTGGGCAATGTCATCGATCCGCTGGTGTTAATCAACGGCGGCAAAGATCCCCAGACGGATCCCGCCTACGGGGCGGATGTGCTGCGCCTGTGGGTCTCCAGTGTGGACTACTCCGGGGATGTGCCGCTGGGTAAGACCATTCTTGGGCAAATGGCGGATGTATATCGCAAAATCCGCAACACAGCTCGCTTTTTGCTGAGCAACCTCTACGACTTCAATCCAACTCAGGATGCCGTTCCTTTTGCAGCCTTGACGGAGCTAGACCGCTACATTTTGCACCGCCTGCACGAGGTGGGATCCGAGATCGGCGAATCTTTTGCCAGCTATCAGTTCTACCGATTTTTCCAGGCGATTCAGAACTTTTGTGTGGTGGATCTCTCCAACTTTTACCTGGATATTGCCAAGGATCGCCTCTACATCAGCCATGCCCAAAGTCTGCGGCGGCGACAATGTCAAACGGTGCTCTCCCTGTTGCTGGAGAACTTGGCCAAGGCCATCGCCCCCGTTCTCTCCCACCTGGCCGAAGAGATTTGGAGCCATCTGCCCTATCCCAAGCCCACCCGTTCGGTGTTTGAGGGGGGGTGGATGAAGCTGCCGGAGCACTGGCGGGATCCCCAGTTGGCGGCCATTTGGGAGCAGCTGCGAGAGGTGCGCCAAGAGGTGAACAAGGCTCTGGAGCAAGCCCGTACCGGTCGCGTTAGCGGGACGGAGTCCTTTAAGCCCATCGGCGCTTCCACCGAGGCCAAGGTAATCCTGAAGGTAGCGGATCCCAGCCTATACGCTCTTTTGCAGGAGCGGGCTGCCGAGTTGCGCTACTTGTTCATCACCTCACAGGTGGAACTGGAGAAAACCTCAGGTCAAGGCTTGGAGGTCTCTGTTTTTCCGGCTGACGGCCAAAAGTGCGTGCGCTGCTGGAACTATTCCACCCGTGTGGGGGAATTTGCCGAACATCCAGAGCTGTGTGAGCGTTGTGTAGCCGCTCTGGCCGGGGAGTTTTGA